The genomic window tttaggcaattattgtgaagtaactacaatgtttttgatccatccttagttttctcccatcacaacCATTCAACTCTGTAGCTGTTctaaaatcaccaatggcctcatggtaacaTCCCTAAGCAGTTTCATTCCTtacctgcagctcagttcagaaagACGACTctatctttgatgtgtctgggtggtttaatagatattccacagcataattattattGGCACATTTTACTGCTGAAATAATTTAGGCTTGGCTAAACAAAGgctaaatacactgaacaaaaatataaattcaacaaaGATGTTACTattgttacagttcatataaggaaatcagttagttgaaataaatgcattaagccctaatctatggatttcacatgactggaaatacagatatgcatctgttggtcacagagacCTTaaaaaaaccagtcagtatcaggtgtgaacaccatttgcctcatgcagcgccacacttctccttcacatagagttaatcaggctgttgattgtggcctggggagtgttgtcccactcctcttcaacggctgtgcaaagttgctggattttggcaggaactggaacacactatcgtacacatcgatccagagcatcctaaacatgctcaatgggtgacatgtctggtgaatatgcaggccatggaagaactgggacattttcagcttctaggaattgtgtacagatccttgcgacatggggctgtgtaatatcatgctgaaacatgaggtgatggtggtggatgaatggctcGACAATGGGCTTCAGGATATCGTCACTGCGTCTCTGTGTATtcaaactgccatcgataaaatgaaattgtgtttgttgtccgtagcgtATGCTTGCCCATTAAGTCTGCTGTGTTGCCTTGGACTtttcataccataaccccaccactatggggcactctgttcacaacgttgacatcagcaaaccgctcacccaaacgacgccatacatgtggtctgcggttgtgaggccagttggacttactgccaaatttTCTGAAGAGACAtgggaggcagcttatggtagagaaatgaacattacattctctggtggacattcctgcagtcagcatgccaattgcacatgccctcaaaccttgagacatctgtggcattgttgagtggcattttattgttccccgcacaaggtgcacctgtgtaatgatcagccTCTtgctatgccacacctgtcaggtggatgaattatcatggaaaaggagaaatgctcactaacagggatgaaaacaaatttgtgcaaaacatttgagagaaataagctttttgcgtgtatggaacatttctgggatattttatttcagctcatgaaacatgggaccaacactttacatgttgcatttatatttttgttcagtgcaacTATGCAACAACTATATTTTTTGTTAGAATTTCTCTTCCACTTTGACGTTAGTATTTTATGTAgattctttacaaaaaaaatactattgaatccactttgtaacacaattaAATGTGGCACTGTATATCACACAGGTCATTCCCAAAGCCCGCACATCCTTTAGCCGTCATTCCTTCCATTTTTCCgccgccaatgactggaatgagctgcaaacGACCCTCAATCTTGACACATCCATCCCACCACACTCCTTCAAAAACATATTAACTGAGCTGCTATCTGATCAATGTATCTGCTGATCATTAAGTCTGCTGTGTTGCCTTGGACTCATCTGCTCCCAACGTGAACATTTCTTACCTTTCCTCGGTATACTGTGTTcttatttatttgttgtgttaTTTTGTGTTGTCCTGTTCAGTGTTGCGATGTTTATGCCTCTTGGCCAGGTCactattgtaaatgagaattggTTCTCAATTGACTTatctggttaaatacaggtgaaataagagaaagaaaggaggtgCATAGCTATCCTCTTCCGTTCAATAAATGAAAAAGGATGCGGTCACAAATTGTGCTCACCTTTTAAGACACTGTTTGGTAGTGCCTCGTCTATCTCAACAGATATTCACAGAAGCGTTCGAATAACACTTGTGTGATTAGTTGTGCCTATATGCCTATGTTTAAGTGTATTGCTGTACCATGCGTACCATTTCATCATTGGGGTTATCCATGTTGTCCATGTGATCTTTGAGGAAATTACACGCTGCTATGAACTCTCCATCTACAGTGTCCCTATGAGGAAAGACAATCATTAGTCCCATGAGTTGGATTGCCAGCAATATTCATATACTCTCACTAACATCAATATATTATAATAaatattgtgtttttttttacatagtcTGAAGAAAAAAAATTGGTCACTCTTCAAAATATGACAAATGCCAAATAAATATGTCCAAATGTTAACTGGGGctgcagggcagcctagtggttagagcgttggactagtaaccggaggttgcaatttcaaactcccgagctgacaaggtacaaatctgttgttctgcccctgagcaggcagttaacccgctgttcctaggccgtcattgaatataagaatttgttcttaactgacttgcctcgttaaataaaggtaagttTTTAAAAAACGGGCAAATCCTCAAATTGTATAATTCATGAacaaaataatatataaatatatattcagTTCTCTTCACCTGTCTTTCAGTTCATGTTTGGAATCTCTGTTTGGGTCTGGTTCTGCCTCCATAGGTTCCTCTTTGTTGGTGTCTATCTTGGCCTGTTTTTCTGGTTCTCCAGCTTTCAGATTTTCACCACTATCTGTATGTGAGTCTGGTTGTACATATTGAGTAGTCTGGTCCATTGGATCGGTTCCTTCCATCATCTCTTGACTTGGGTCTCCCTCTTTCTGGTCTCCATGGTTGGAACCACCATGTTCTGCAGGTTTCTCTACCATCTCCCCAGGGTGGAGTTGTCCTTTTGGCTGTTGCTGTAGGTCGGAGATGTCCTCATTCTCATGGCTCTTACTGTCCAAATCCTCATTTGGTGTTGTTTCAAAGCTAAACACATGTGCAAAAAATATTCAGACACTACAGTGTCATTATGAACCAATGTGCTTTGCCCATTATAGCCATCATGATGGTTTTTATACTGTAGCTGAACGCAGACAGTACAAAATTAGTGTTGCTGCACAGGGTTAGCCATAAGTTGGTCATAAATTCAAAGGGCGATGCTCAAGTTAGTTATTTGTCAACAATAAACAGCAGGAGCCTTGTGTCTTACCCGCTGTGCACACCCGTAAAGTGGAGGTTCTTTGACATCTGAGCACCGCCATTTCTCCTCATGATAGATTTCGGGGCTAAGAGAGAAAAAGACGAGGACGATTGTATTTTAAGGCCGGAGCTGTTAAATCACACTCTCCCACTTTGAATACAAAAACAGCtaaacaaccacaacaaccacaactgaAGGCtaaatgaaccctttataaaaaGCTACAGAATTGTAGATGCTTTGCTAAGTGGGACCAACCCCAGTATAAGAGGACGATGAGGAGGCCAACAAGACATAGACAATGAGATAGAAAGTCTGTAGACATACTCCATTTTACATGGTTGGTAGCCTAATCACAATGGGAGGCATTGATAACGATCAATTCAAGTGAAACTCTAGTCAAAAACTGTTGGTATTAGTTGTTTCATCTTTTGAAAAATATTGTTTTTGagtggagttttttttttttaagttggaTGATAACTATATATAAACTGCATTTCGGTTCATTTCCCtgctttaatgaaacaaatgggTCTGGTGAGTTCTTTCCATAGCAGCTTCGAATTGTTCTTTGCATGAGAACGAAATAGTTTCCCTGTAATTATGACAAACTGCTCTCATTTTAGAAGAAAGGAAGAAATGGGAAGTACTGGTGCTGGTTCAGTCTCCTAGGACTGAGTCAGGGCATTCCAGTATGGCAAAAAATGAAAATCCTTAAGTACAAACATTAAGGAAGAGTTACAGTCATCAATAAAAAAACAACTATAATGCAATAAAGCCAGACTAACTACAACCATCAATGTACACTGCATAGCAAATTGTGGGTCTGAATTTGAGAAAGGAAAATAAAGTTGTCTGAAAGTGGTCTCTTTGAAATTGGCAATGGAATTTGCGCACGGTGAATTTCCGCCATTGACTCGCGTATCGGACCTGGTCTTTCAGGATAGATGGAGAAATAGCTCAAAGCTATGAGTGAAATGTGCTGACATGACGTGaatggagtaaaacaaaaacACTGGGAATGGATTGTGTTACAGTTAGACTCATTCCAATGAGtcggaatatatatatatatatctaataaCTTATGAAAGACAGAAAAGAGCCCTGTACTATAAAATAAACATTGGGAAAAAATCAGAGCGCCAGTCACTAGATTAGATTTCCATCCAAATGGCGACAGATTTTCTTGCGAATATTGTTTTTAAAAATGCGTGAAGAAagtatgcacattttcccaccagtgatGTGTTTCCAACAAACGGACTTGTTGTGGATATAAAATTATTGCGTGATGACGTAGTACACACacaattgttgtttttttcactTACGTTTTCATGTTTCCATAGCATTTTCAACTATACCCAgatttttgtcacaaaaactgtgttaaatagcaaatgtgcctactatggtcttggcacgtgcgctctagccaacagctagtCTGTGTGGGTAGCCTAGTATACATGATGAGAGTATCATGGATAGCCTAATATTTGtttttgtcaaacggcagtcaagcatctaTCATGTCACTAGATAGAATAAGAACCgagatatttattggaaagagCATCAAGATCAAGATCATCATACGTTATTTAATTTcctctgtagcctaataaactgaaTGGTTTCCTGCGTCGTAGTTGGGGACCACACACATTGCACATGAAGGCGTTTCCAacgccatttctcgcataattgaTTTTACCGACACCACAAAAAGATCCCGCCATGTCGAATAAAGAAATGATCTGTCGGCATTTACATTTCTGTGACAAAACTTACTGTTTCCATCACAGCGGTcgtgatttttgttttttagtgCGATATGACTTTACTCAcgtaaaaactgtggatggaaacatggTTCATGTAGACTGTACATTATTGTCCAGGCTTTTCCTGGACTAGAACgcactttcaatggagattctccattgagcatgCTAGTTCTGGAAATCAACCCAAATTTCTGTGACGATAAACCATACCTCCTTGAAAAGCCTCTCCGTCACTAGATCCATTGTTGTAGTAAGAGGAAAGGGTATGAACCAGACTCATCATCTCCTCCTGTAGCGAATTGACCTTGGGGTCTGGGTGCTCCAGGGCCTTGCCCTCCTCTGTTGCtgtccccccacacagacaccccCACTGCTGTTCCAGGAGAACCTGGATCCTCTTCACGTGGAGGGCTGCCACAGGTTGCTCCATGCCACCTGGGGAGCCTTCTTTCTGCGGCATGTGCTCCGTGGTTACTGCCAGGCCTGGTTCTCTGTCAAAGCCATGGAGCGCCATTTCTGAATTGTGTTGACCAGCTTGGGCCTCCATCATGGAAGAGCTAGCTGAAACCCAAATGTGATGATCTCCAAGGCCCTCGATCTGAGTGCTAGAGTTTTGTCTATTTCTTCCGATGGACACTGCATTGGTCGACAAAGATTCTCCTTCATTAAACAATTTTCGACTGGACGCACCATGAGCACCTGCTAAAGACCACCTCGAGTAATTATCGGTCTCTTCATCATCTTGGTCCACTGGGACTCTCTCCGCTCTCACCCAGCCCTCGGTGTTTCTGGTGAGCTGCTTCATCCTCAATTCCTTCCTCCGGCCCTCCTCCTGCAGTTCTCTCAGCAGCAAGGTGGCGTTCTGGAGGTCCAAGCTGCTCTCATGAAGCCTTTGCTCCAGCATGGCCACTTTGGCTTGCAGGGATGTCACTGTAAGTAGCTCATCTAGGTCTGTGCTCGTCCTCCATTCGTCTGTCTGGTTAGAGTCGTCATCGGTGACATCGTTGTTGTGGGTGAAGAGATTACTTTCTTTCCTGGGTCTTTTGAGATCAGAGGTCGCATAAGAGGGGTTTTTGGCCCCGTTGACCAGGGTTTGGGATCTGGGTCGGGGATTCAGTCCGAGACggaacctctccctctcctcctgcaggATGCAGATCTGTGCCTTGAGCTCCGGGATGACCTGGACCTCCTCCTCCAGCTCGCCAACGCGCTCCAGGGCTTCGGTGAGTCGGCGGAGGGTTCCAGAAAAGTCTTGGTTTGAACGAAAGTCGGATGAACAGTCCAGGGAGTAGAAGCTGTCTTCTGTGGACATGTCCCTTCCTCCGAGACGGTCTCTGGAGCTTCGGAGACTGGCCGTGTTTTCAGTTGACTCGGAATCTTTCCTCAGCAGAACGGTGAGAGGTAGGCTGGTGGCCCGCAGGAGATTTGGCCTGATGTGCTCCCCCAAGGGCTGCTCATCAAAGGCTCGGATACTGGCCTCCATCTCAGCCACAGACTTATACCTTCCAGAGGAGGCTGACGACCTGCCATCATAAGCCCAGGAGCCATAGTGGGGGTCGGCTAGGCGAGACCTGGGGGCCAGAGCTCCAGTGGAGCCCCAGGGGGTAGGCCGATAGCCAAGCCCAGAGAGGTTGAGGTGTCTGGGGAGTGTGTTGGGCCTCTGCCCCCTGCTCCGGCGCTGGATGGGGACCCTCTTTATGGTGTGGCCCTTCTCGATGTCGTCAACGTACTTGAGGAAGTCCAGGTCCAGGTGGAAGCCATAGGGCGTCTCCACCGAGTACGGAGGAGGCTTCCCCTTCACCCTATTCTCTGGGGCTTTGGGCCCATTTCCTAAAAGAGTAATAGCAGTGTTTCAATACTTGTTGCCATAGTATTGACACATAATAAGCAC from Oncorhynchus masou masou isolate Uvic2021 chromosome 3, UVic_Omas_1.1, whole genome shotgun sequence includes these protein-coding regions:
- the LOC135516841 gene encoding KN motif and ankyrin repeat domain-containing protein 4-like, with translation MMDKQNGNGPKAPENRVKGKPPPYSVETPYGFHLDLDFLKYVDDIEKGHTIKRVPIQRRSRGQRPNTLPRHLNLSGLGYRPTPWGSTGALAPRSRLADPHYGSWAYDGRSSASSGRYKSVAEMEASIRAFDEQPLGEHIRPNLLRATSLPLTVLLRKDSESTENTASLRSSRDRLGGRDMSTEDSFYSLDCSSDFRSNQDFSGTLRRLTEALERVGELEEEVQVIPELKAQICILQEERERFRLGLNPRPRSQTLVNGAKNPSYATSDLKRPRKESNLFTHNNDVTDDDSNQTDEWRTSTDLDELLTVTSLQAKVAMLEQRLHESSLDLQNATLLLRELQEEGRRKELRMKQLTRNTEGWVRAERVPVDQDDEETDNYSRWSLAGAHGASSRKLFNEGESLSTNAVSIGRNRQNSSTQIEGLGDHHIWVSASSSMMEAQAGQHNSEMALHGFDREPGLAVTTEHMPQKEGSPGGMEQPVAALHVKRIQVLLEQQWGCLCGGTATEEGKALEHPDPKVNSLQEEMMSLVHTLSSYYNNGSSDGEAFQGAPKSIMRRNGGAQMSKNLHFTGVHSGFETTPNEDLDSKSHENEDISDLQQQPKGQLHPGEMVEKPAEHGGSNHGDQKEGDPSQEMMEGTDPMDQTTQYVQPDSHTDSGENLKAGEPEKQAKIDTNKEEPMEAEPDPNRDSKHELKDRDTVDGEFIAACNFLKDHMDNMDNPNDEMRRALVVLFRDWFRVAAEEDSLANTVSVYLREVRKATPSLLPFLVNMADDNGNTVLHYSVSHANYPIVSLLLDTGVCEVDLQNKAGYTTVMLASLTAPDGSGDMEVVRRLMELGDVNARASQGGQTALMLAVRHGRGPMVRLLLRCRADPNVQDRQGATALMCACERGHTHVAWLLLERAECDTSLTDQRGRTALFVAQQGSYGDITALIQAHHTHAGTSL